CATCACTTCTGAAAACTGTTGGTATGCGACTTGTTTGAGCATCTCCCTTACGGTTTTCAGATCAAAGGGTTTGGACAGAAAACCATCCACGGTGGTGGAAGCGCCGATACGCGCTGCCAGCTCATCTGTGCAATGTCCCGTCATCAGGATGACCTTGATACCGAAACAGTGCCTTTTGGCGGCCTCAGCCAATTCATAGCCATCCATACCCGGCATTTCGAAATCGGTGAGCAGAATATCGTAATGGGCGGCTTTCAGCAGACATAAAGCCCCTATCCCGTCCTCCGCCGTTGCGGTCTGATATCCCAAATGGTCAAGCAATTCTGCGGTGAGAGACAAAACACAAGCATTGTCATCCACGATAAGAACCCGTTTGGGACCGGGTTCCACTCCCGAAATACGATCCCTGGCCGCTGACAATGCGCCGTGCCCCAGCGCTTCGCCGGGCACCGCTCCTAAACAGGTCTGCCGGGTTTGAAAGCTCCTCCCGAAACTATTGATTGCCATGTCGCCGCTCCTTTCCCCCTTTGTATCCGGCTGGATGGCGGGGGCGAACACCAAGCCGATGAAAGCGCACCCTATTCAACCCTCAGTTTTCTTATAAGTCAGGGACGGGCAAGGGACAATCGGCATAACTGCCCAATCTGAAATCTAACATATGGGTACTTTTACCTATTGCCCATCAATAAGTAAAAATACTCATCTTTTTTGATGTGAAATGGAAATTAGTGCGAATTCCACGCGTCGCGTCTTTGGATTAGAAGACTGACATGCCTTGAATGTGTCTAACTTGAACTTGGCATTGAGGGGGATGAATGCAGGAAACGGAACGGTCAAACGGTATCCAGCAACTTGTGGAAAGATGGCGCACCGACTTCAAACGTCCCGAAAATACGAAATTCTACAATGAAATCGACTATAAAAAGGCCGAAAGAAAATACATCAAATGGTGCCTCGACGGGCGTGTGGAGAATTCCACCGATGGAAAGAAGCGCTCATCCATGTCCAAGGGGGGCCGTGCATGAATACCGCTCGCTTCAACGAACCATTGGAGACGGTTCCATTTGGTTTTGATCCGAGCAGGCCGATCGGATGCTTTTGATCAGCTCTTCCGGGGAGACCTCCTTGGACAAGCAATCCCGGGCGCCGGCTTTTAACATCGCATTTTTTATATTCGGATCCTGATGCATGGTGAGGCCGATAATGCATATAGCGGGAAATGACCGGCTGATTTCCATGGTCGCGTCGATGCCGTTCATCACCGGCATGCTGAAATCCATCAACACCACATCGGGTTTCAATTCGGCCGCCAATCGAAGCGCTTGCCGACCGTCGGCAGCCACACCCACGATATCGAAAAAATTTTGTTCTCCAAGTAATTTCGCCAAGCCATCGCGCATCAGATCGTGATCGTCGGCGAGAAGGACCCTTATGACACTTGATGTCTGGGAAGGCGGAAGTGGAACAGGATGTCCCGCGCTTGCTGCCGGCAGGATTGGGCCGTCAACGGGCAGGGAGTTCGCATGGGATGCGCTGGGAACATCTCTGGGAACCCTCAATGTCACGCGGAATCCACGGCCGGCCTCGCTCTCGACCTGCATGTAACCACCCAAAAATCTCACCCGCTCCTCGATGTCGAACAAGCCGAAGGATGTATTCTTCTCCCTCTTTTCACTCAACGCGCGCTCATCGCAACCCCGACCCTGATCCTTAACGGCGATCACCACCTGTGAACCATCTCCCTGCACTTCGACGGAGGCCGCTTTTTCGCCCGAGTGCTTGACGACGTTGAACAACAACTCCCGAATCGAGCGAATCAGCAGCGAGGAGAGCACCGAAGAGTGGATACAGGGGTCGGAGAGAACATCTATAGCCACATCCAGATCGTACATCTCTTTCATCTGCCGACGGAGATATTCCAGGCCGGTGAGAAAATCGTGTTGTGAATTCAAAGGCCTCAACTCACGGGCCAGATTTCGGCAGCGATCGATGCCATCGCCGATCAGGCGAGTCATGGAGACCAGATTATGGGTAATCTCGCCCCCCTTCGCCAGCATGCTGAGTTTGAGCTTCAAATAGGCGAGCATCTGCTGGAAGTCGTCGTGGAGGACGCCGGCCAGGCGCTGGCGCTCGCTATCTTCCGCCTTGGACAGTTCCATGGCCAGTTGCTGGATGTACACGGCCCGCTGTTCGGCAAGCTTCGTGCGTTCGACGAGGGCTTTGTTGAGGTCGTTGAGCGTCTCCTGGTCTTGTTTGCTTTTGGTAATGTCACTGACCAGTGCCATTATCTGGGCCGGGCCACCGGCGGGGTCCGGCAGCAGGGAGACAAACTTGTGGACCCAGATCGGATGGCCATCTTTGTGAACATATCGATTTTCGACCTCGAAAAATGGGCGCGTTCCCTCCCTCAGACGTTCAATTTCCAACAGATTGGATTCCCGATCGTCCGGATGGAGGATATCGGAGACCGCAACACGCCGCAACTCCTTCTCCGTGTAGCCAAGCAGATGGCAGAAGGCCTGATTACACCGGATAAAACGCTCCTTTAAGTCGACCAACGCAATGCCGGTGGGTGCATTCTCGAATGCCTTGCGGAAACGCTCCTCGTCTCTGAGACGCTCTTCCTCAATTTGCTGACGCTCAGATTCGGCCCGTTTTCTCAGCAAGGTTTCCCAGATGGTCGGCGCCAATGATTCGAGCATCTCCTGTTCCATCGAACCATATCCGCCCTCGCGATTGGCCAGGGCGATCATGCCCACCAAACGACCCTGGCGAAAAAAAGGCATGCTTAAAAATGAGTTGATCGTTGGATGACCGGCCGGAAACGGCGCATGGTTAACCCGGCCTGCAACGTCATTGATAAAAAACGCTTTACCCTCCTTTATCGTCGATCCATAGATAGACCGTTTCTGGAAATCCAGGGGAAGCCTGCCGTGGCCCTCTTTGTCGATCATTCGGCAGGCTTCACGTCCGGTTCGGCTGATCGCGATGTCGTGGAAGAGCCCGTCCGCGCCGACCTCTCCGATGAAGCCGATTCCACTTCCAGTGGATTCCTGGGCCGCGGCGATACAGACCTCACCGAGGGCCGCCTCGGTCGCCCCGCTTAGCGCCTGCTCGAAAATCCGATTGATTCCCTCGATCAGTTTGTTCTTATGGTACCTTTTCAACTCCGCCTGTTTGCGTTCGGTGATATCGATGGCATAGGTGAGACAGACGTCGCGGTCTATGGGAATCCACCACTTGTCCCAGAAGCGACCCTGAATGGCGATCTCCGGTGTCTCGATCGCCTCGCCTTTTTGGAACGCGTCTTTTACCCTGCAAAAGTGGCATTCACGCGCACTTTCGTCATTGACGTCACCATTGCCTCCCAATTTGAAGCGTCGCCAGCAATGGGTTCCCACCCGGGCGCCCATGCGCTGGGCAACCTGGTTGGCCGCCAGGACCATTCGATCCCGACGGATCATCATGGCCGGATAAGGCAGGCTATCGAGCAGCAACTCGTTGAGCCTGGCGACTTTACGTAGATTCACCTTCAGTCGCCGCTCCCGGGCCGCCTGACTGATCACGGCCGGCAGCAAGAGAAAAAAATCGGCGCTCTTGACGAGATAATCCTGAGCCCCGAGCTTCATGGCCTGCACCGCGATGCGCTCGTCACCCTGCCCGGTGATCATGATGACCGGGACATCGCTCCCCATCTCTTTGAGGCTGGCCAGAAATTCGATGCCGGTCATGCCCGGCATCAAAAAGTCGACCAGGATAATGTCGGGGGCGATGCTGTCCAGAGCGTTTATGCATTCGGCGGCATCGGATGCATGGCTCACGACGGTATCCGGCAGCTCTCTGCAGATCGCGCGTTTCATCAACTCATAATGAGCGTCTTCATCCTCGACGATCAACACCCTGATGGGACCTGAATCCAGCGTTGCCGGCGTCAACCCATCGGCGCTCCCGCCGGGTCCTGCGTGACCCGAAGAGAGGATCGGTTGCGCATTCATGGCCTCCCACCTCCTTGTCCGAAAAGACACCCCCTTAGGTCCGCTCCAAAATATGCCTGTCAAGCATCGATCGCGGGTGATTCATTGAGAATCATCCAGTAAAAATCGATCTGACGGATCTTCTCCTCAAACTCCTTGAACCCCACCGGTTTGGTGAGATAGCTGTTGGCGTATTGACCGTATGCGCGGGCCATATCCTCCTCCCGCTCCGAGGTGGTCAACATAATCACCGGGATCTGCCGGAGACTGGGGTGGGCTTTGATCTGGGTCAACACCTCGACACCGTCGATGCCGGGTAGCTTGATATCCAGCAGCACCAACCCCGGGGTAGGATATTTCTCTTTGTCGGCATACTTGCCCCGATTGAGAAGATAATCAAGGGCCTGTTCGCCATCACCCACGATGTCGACCCGGTTGGCATTTCCTGATTTGCGAATGGCACGGCAGGTGAGTTGGGCGTGGGCCTCTTCATCTTCGACGATCAAAATGCTAGCCGGTTGACAGCTCATTCGGTCTCCTTTTTCTCAAATGTAAAATAAAATGTAGTTCCCTTGCCCAACTCGGAAGTCAGCCAGATTCTACCTCCATGATGCTCGATAATGCGCTTGACAATGGCCAGGCCGATGCCGGTGCCTTCACCGGCCTGCTTTGCGGCTGGCAACCGCTCGAATATCTGAAATATTTTGTCATAGTATCTCTGGTCGATGCCGATACCGTTGTCGCGCACCCAAAACACGTTTCGCCCATTTTGTTCCGTGCACCTGATGTCGATGCGCGGTTCGGGGTTGTCCCTGCCGAGATACTTTATTGCGTTCGACAGAAGGTTATATATCACTTGTTCGACTCGTTTTCGATCCCCATGAACAGCGGGAAGATCCTGCTGGACGTTGACGATGACGCCGCGCGCCTCGATCTGAGTTTGCAAGGTGGCAATGGCTTCGTTAACGGCCAGCGACATGGAAAATGTCGTCTTGGGCGACTCCAACCGCCCGATACGGGAATAGTTGAGCAATTCACTGATGAGCTGCTCCATTTTACGTGCCGCATTGCTCATGTGGCTCAGGTACTGATCGCCGACTTCTGAAATCGATGCGCTGAAGTCTTCGCGCAAT
This Desulfatitalea tepidiphila DNA region includes the following protein-coding sequences:
- a CDS encoding response regulator, whose amino-acid sequence is MSCQPASILIVEDEEAHAQLTCRAIRKSGNANRVDIVGDGEQALDYLLNRGKYADKEKYPTPGLVLLDIKLPGIDGVEVLTQIKAHPSLRQIPVIMLTTSEREEDMARAYGQYANSYLTKPVGFKEFEEKIRQIDFYWMILNESPAIDA
- a CDS encoding response regulator translates to MAINSFGRSFQTRQTCLGAVPGEALGHGALSAARDRISGVEPGPKRVLIVDDNACVLSLTAELLDHLGYQTATAEDGIGALCLLKAAHYDILLTDFEMPGMDGYELAEAAKRHCFGIKVILMTGHCTDELAARIGASTTVDGFLSKPFDLKTVREMLKQVAYQQFSEVMA
- a CDS encoding response regulator encodes the protein MNAQPILSSGHAGPGGSADGLTPATLDSGPIRVLIVEDEDAHYELMKRAICRELPDTVVSHASDAAECINALDSIAPDIILVDFLMPGMTGIEFLASLKEMGSDVPVIMITGQGDERIAVQAMKLGAQDYLVKSADFFLLLPAVISQAARERRLKVNLRKVARLNELLLDSLPYPAMMIRRDRMVLAANQVAQRMGARVGTHCWRRFKLGGNGDVNDESARECHFCRVKDAFQKGEAIETPEIAIQGRFWDKWWIPIDRDVCLTYAIDITERKQAELKRYHKNKLIEGINRIFEQALSGATEAALGEVCIAAAQESTGSGIGFIGEVGADGLFHDIAISRTGREACRMIDKEGHGRLPLDFQKRSIYGSTIKEGKAFFINDVAGRVNHAPFPAGHPTINSFLSMPFFRQGRLVGMIALANREGGYGSMEQEMLESLAPTIWETLLRKRAESERQQIEEERLRDEERFRKAFENAPTGIALVDLKERFIRCNQAFCHLLGYTEKELRRVAVSDILHPDDRESNLLEIERLREGTRPFFEVENRYVHKDGHPIWVHKFVSLLPDPAGGPAQIMALVSDITKSKQDQETLNDLNKALVERTKLAEQRAVYIQQLAMELSKAEDSERQRLAGVLHDDFQQMLAYLKLKLSMLAKGGEITHNLVSMTRLIGDGIDRCRNLARELRPLNSQHDFLTGLEYLRRQMKEMYDLDVAIDVLSDPCIHSSVLSSLLIRSIRELLFNVVKHSGEKAASVEVQGDGSQVVIAVKDQGRGCDERALSEKREKNTSFGLFDIEERVRFLGGYMQVESEAGRGFRVTLRVPRDVPSASHANSLPVDGPILPAASAGHPVPLPPSQTSSVIRVLLADDHDLMRDGLAKLLGEQNFFDIVGVAADGRQALRLAAELKPDVVLMDFSMPVMNGIDATMEISRSFPAICIIGLTMHQDPNIKNAMLKAGARDCLSKEVSPEELIKSIRSACSDQNQMEPSPMVR